A genomic segment from Necator americanus strain Aroian chromosome III, whole genome shotgun sequence encodes:
- a CDS encoding hypothetical protein (NECATOR_CHRIII.G12428.T1) has protein sequence MPRFEEGQTSGSLITCQLCGPGYTFEAGRALCARIKEPTYRVAKSKRSSFKCSSQAVGVMTIPLSTHLYFPCKQPVEQSGFRRSFCTLHDIHIIQKLLEILAAVFFAPIVLLNEELQKPRNCYERCCLKHLRQTKNHPNMRMRPGRLP, from the exons ATGCCAAGATTCGAAGAAGGTCAAACTTCTGGCTCACTCATCACCTGTCAATTATGTGGTCCTGGGTACACTTTCGAAGCAGGAAGAGCACTATGTGCTCGAATCAAGGAGCCCACATATAGAGTCGCAAAATCAAAACGATCATCCTTCAAGTGTTCATCGCAGGCTGTGGGCGTCATGACAATACCGCTGTCCA CACACTTATATTTTCCTTGCAAGCAACCAGTAGAACAGTCTGGCTTCCGACGCAGCTTCTGCACCCTACACGATATTCATATCATCCAAAAGCTGCTGGAGATACTGGCTGCGG tctttttcGCCCCTATTGTTCTCCTCAACGAAGAGCTACAGAAGCCAAGGAATTGCTATGAAAGGTGTTGTCTGAAGCATCTCAG GCAAACGAAAAATCATCCAAATATGCGGATGCGGCCAGGTCGTCTTCCGTAG